aagatgctctggaggagcgAGTTTTGGTGGGTTCCCGAGCCAGACCATGACCCAGACCCTCAAATTCGCATCAAGAGTGTTCCATCGCGTCCGCTGTCCTGAGCTGGGTGCCTCGCTGGGCTCCAGAGGCTCCGACTCGGCGCCCCGGGTTTTGGCGGACCTCCCAGGCCCCTCCACGCCCGGCTTCCTCGCGGAGCTTTTCTGCAAAGGGGGGCTGTCACGGCTACACGAGCTGCAGGTAGAACGGGGCGCCGTTCCCACGACTGAAAGCTGGGGAAGTTGGCTTTCACAAACCCTAGTGCAGAACGGCGCAAGGAGGGCGGGCGGGAACGGAGGCCAGGAGTTACGGAAAAGACGAAGTCCTGGGGGCGGTGGCTCGCAGCACGCGGAGTCCCCTGGACACCCCGCGGAGGAGTGCGCTCCAAACGCGCCTTCTCGCGATGCAGGCGTCTGGAGGCTCGTAGATCCAGAACAAGTGCGCGGGAGGCGGGACTCTTAAAGCTAGTACGCTCCTATACCTTCCGCGGGGGCTCGTCCTAAGGTGAACAGTCCACAGGAGGAGCCTTTAGGGATTTCTCCGCCCAGGTGGCCAAAGAGCGGTGCTGAGTGTCAGCTTTGCGCCCAGCTCCTCCGTTTTGCCCATCACACCCAGACTTCCTAGGATGGGGAGTGAGGGAGAGGGGTTTGCAGCATCAGAGCCATACACCGCTTGGGAGCAAAAGCTCCCCCTTTCAAACCCGAAACAGCGCCCTTGGAGTTTGGCGCAGGCCCAGCCGGGAGCCCCCGGCCCGGGTCTCCAGGTCCGCTGCTCGCGCTCTCCCAGGTGCGAGGCGCCGCGCGCTTCGGGCCGGTGTGGTTGGCCAGCTTCGGGACGGTGCGCACCGTGTACCTGGCGGCCCCTACGCTCGTCGAGCAGCTGCTCCGACAGGAGGGCCCCCGGCCCGAACGCTGCAGCTTCTCACCCTGGGCGGAGCACCGTCGCCGCCGCCAGCGGGCTTGCGGACTGCTGACCGCGTGAGTCCTCTGGCCCCAAAGCCCCCGACGTCCAGCTGCCTTCCTCCCTTGCGGCCGGGTCTGGAGACAGTCTGGGGAGGTGGAGGAAGTTGGTCGTTCTCCCCAACCTTCTGGCAAACCGAGGTTCCCACCCCAGTCCGTTTCGCTCAAGCTCAGGTGGAGCCCGGCTCTCGTGCCTGTTCACCTTATCTTTTGAAGCCGGAATCTTGCGGACTCGCGGAAGGGGCCGAGGCACCAGGATCTAGATGCAAAGGAAGGTTCTGTGACTCAGCTTACCCAGGAACCCAGGCCCCTCCGGGGCAGGAAATGAGTAACGAGGAGTGGGGATGGAAAGCGGGTGCAGGCAGGGTCAGGCTTCTGTACCCCCGAGGGCGAGGACGCTATCCCTCTCCTGGCCACCCCGGCCCGACACGCTCCATCTCCAGCGCCACCGGCCCCGTCGGGCCGCCTCCCCCGCCGCCGTCTGCCCTGACGCGCCCCCTCTCCGCACCCCGCGCAGGGAAGGGGAAGAATGGCAGAGGCTTCGCAGCCTCCTGGCCCCGCTGCTCCTCCGGCCTCAAGCGGCCGCCCGCTATGCCGGGACCCTACACGGCGTGGTCCGTGACCTTGTGCGGAGACTGCGGCGCCAGCGGGGACTGGGCGCCGGGCCGCCCGCCCTGGTTCGAGACGTGGCGGGAGAGTTTTACAAGTTCGGACTGGAAGGTGAGCCCAGGACGGGAGCGCGCGTAGGAGGCCCCTGGGCCGGGTCTCGGGGCGCCCTGACAGCGCCCCCTCCCGGCCAGGCATCGCGGCGGTGCTGCTGGGCTCCCGCCTCGGCTGCCTGGAGGCGGAGGTGCCCCCGGACACAGAGGCCTTCATCCGCGCGGTCGGCTCCGTGTTCGTGTCCACGCTGTTGACCATGGCGATGCCCAGCTGGCTGCGCCGCGTCGTGCCCGGACCCTGGGACCGCCTCTGCCGAGACTGGGACCAGATGTTTGCATTCGGTAAGGCCCGGACAGGTTGGGCGTCCCGGGTGcgctgggctttccaggtggcgctagtggtaaagaatccgtctgccagtgccggagacataagagatgcgggttcgattcctgggtcgggaagatcccctggaagagggcatggcagcccactccagtatccttgcctggagaagccctatgcgcagaggagctggcgggctgcagtccacggggtcgcagacactcagggacatgactgaagcggcttagcggGTTCACGCTCGGCAAGGCACGGAAATGCGCGGGGCTGCGGGAACATGAAGCTGTTCCCAGGCGGTGAGGGACACCCTGTCCCCGTCCGCGCAGCCCAGCAGCACGTGGAGCAGCGAGAGGCCGAGGTGGCCCTGAGAAGCCAGCCTGGGAAGTCTGAGGAGCACGCGGGACCTGGGGCACACCTGACCTACTTCTTGCTCCGGAAAGAGCTGCCCGCCGCGTCCATCCTGGGCAATGTGACCGAGCTGCTCCTCGCTGGGGTGGACACGGTGAGGTTCTCCCTCTGTGCTGGGAGCCAGCCCCACTTCCACAGCTTACCCTCCTCCATCTCGGGGCTATCGCCCTGCCGCCGGTAACCCACTGTGGTCCTCTAGGCCAGCTTGGCTTAGCACCTCCTGCGGTCCAGGCTGCCTCATATCCTGCCCCCTATGCCGGGTCCCCACTCTCGACACCTCTCACGCTTCCCCCTGTCCCCACAGGTGTCCAACACGCTCTCCTGGGCTCTGTATGAACTCTCCCGGCACCCCGAAATCCAGACAGCACTCCATGCTGAGATCTCAGCTGCCTTGGGCCCCGGCTCCAGTACCCAACCCTCGGCCACTGCTCTGTCCCAGCTGCCCCTGCTGAAGGCCGTGGTCAAGGAAGTGCTGAGGtgagggggcaggagaggagagcTAGAGGAGATGCTGGGGGGGGCTGGGGAAGCACACAGCGGGTGGGCGCTGGGAGAGAGGGTGCGGGACAACGGTACTCTCCCCCTGGCCAAGAGTGGGTTGGAAGGTGGGTGGCAGGAGAGGAAGGCTACAGCCCCTGCTTCACCCTGCTGTCTCCCCTTTGTGCTCTGCCATCCAGACTGTACCCTGTGGTACCTGGGAATTCCCGTGTCCCAGACAAAGACATCTGTGTGGGTGAATATATCATCCCCAAAAATGTGAGTAGAGCCTACAGGCCCCTCCTGCTAAGCCATCCCTACCTTAGGACTGTTCCGGTTCTCAGATACTCTCCATAAGCCCTTCAGACCTCTCCCTGGCCTCTCTGGGATATAATGGGCAGTAGAGAAAAGTAGCTCCAGAAAATGGCCGAATCACAGTCCACCAGAACCTGCCTTCCTCCCAGTCCACAGGTCCTGTTCTCGCCCTCCCTCCTGGCATGCTCGGGCCCAAATTGGCAAGTTTGTTTTCCTCCCTCACCAGACGCTGGTCACTCTGTGTCACTACGCCACTTCAAGGGACCCGGCCCAGTTCCCGGAACCAAATTCTTTTCGTCCAGCTCGCTGGCTAGGGGAAGGTCCAGCTCCCCACCCGTTTGCATCTCTCCCCTTTGGCTTTGGCAAGCGCAGCTGCATGGGGAGACGCCTGGCAGAGCTTGAGCTGCAAATGGCCTTGGCCCAGGTGAGTGATCTAGATCTTCTACTGTCCCCAGAGCAGAGGGCTCTAAAGCCATATTTCTCCTTCTGATAGtcatttttttgttgctgttcagtcactcaggcatctCTCTTCGCAACCCTgtaggctgtagcctaccaggttcctctgtccatgggattcctcaggcaagaatcctggagtggggtgccatttcctcctccaggggatcttcctgacccagggactgaacccacacctcctatttgccaagtggattctttaccactgagccagctgggaagccctcctgaTAGGCATATGGAAACATATAAGACTTGGGAGACCTAATCCTCTGAAATATGTCAGTCCCATCATAGACCCTGAGGTTGAGTGAGGGTTTTTGGACCATCTTTTTCCCCACCATAATCTCTTACCCTCATTGACTAAGACATCCCCTAGTAGCCACAGGTGCCATTCCAACACTGACCATTCTAACACTAATAATGCCCGTTACCAACCAAGCCCACCATTGTAGATCCCTCCATAGTGATAGCCTTCTTCCTCCCTTTCCAGATCTTGATCCACTTTGAGGTGCAACCTGAGCCAGGTTCTGCCCCCGTCAGACCAATGACCCGGACTGTCCTGGTACCTGAGAGAAGCATCAACCTACAGTTTGTGGACAGATAGTCTGGTGGAAACAGGCTGTCATCATCACCGTGTCTCTCATCATAAGGGTTTATTAGGCATGAGACCAAGAGATGTATATTTCTCTGCAGTCTGTCTGGTTAGAGAGACCATAGCGAAGTGCTTGAAGCAGCCCTGATCAAGGTAGGAAGCATGCACCTGGCCTGACCCAGCAAGCCTTGAGAAAACCATGACCCATTAGCCTGCTTAGCCCTTCTAGTCACATGCATCCTTCAAGGGCCAGCTTCAGTGTTAACTCATCTTGCTGGGTGGCCTGAGGAAGAATTCGACCCCTGGCCTTTGGGGCCTCGAAGTGTTTACTGATGCTGCCGGCTAAGCACTCACCACGGCCTGAGCTAAGTGTCTATCTGGTCTGCCCCCGGCTGATCCTCTCTCGTTGCCTGTGAGCTCTTTGAGAGGAAGAATGAGGCCTTATTCTGTCCTCATACACCTTGCCGGGGCCTGTCCCTGGCTGGGTGACACCACGTGGACTCTCAGATTCTATCTGGATGAGGTGGCAGAAGGGACAAGCAGCTTCCCGGGCTCTGCTTCTTCCTCATCCTGCCCCTAGGAAGGTGAGTCTATCCTCACCTGGgttatgatttaaaaacaaactctCCTTGGCTTTCTGGTCACTATTAAGTTTGCTTGCTCCACCACTTAGATCCCAGGCAGAGATGTCTTTGGACCTAAGTCTTCCTTTTACATGTTGAagttttttaaatactgttttttaaataaaaaaattgttttgaatgttCTATCCTTGACTTTTGACTGACTTATTTCCCTCACTTCCTACAAAGACCTGGAGGTAAGACCCTGACCCAGATTCCCTACGTGGGTTTCTCAGGTCCCGGAAGtgaccacccaccccacccccacccccacaacaaTGGGAGGTCTAGACTCCTGGAGAACGGTTTGCATCACAAAGCCAGACACATTTCTACCTGTGGTGGGAACAGCCAAGTCTGGCTCCCTGTAAGAGATTAAGGAAGGGTGGTGTTGAAAAGTAGCTTCAAGGGCTAGGCTGTtaaaaggggtggggagggacttgCAGAGAGGGCCAGAGACGGTTGACTGTTTGGTAGAAGAGTGCTTCTGGAACCTGGACGGCCAGGACTAAAAGGACACCTTAGCTCGGCCACTGCCCTCTTCAGACGTTGCTCCAAGGTAATTTCCTTCAGAGAAAGATAAGGTTACAGAGAGGTGAGGTCAGAGAGGAGTAAGGCCAAGTGTGGGGGTGGCTGAAGCCCGAGGGCACCAAAGCAGGAGAGGAGTGGGCAGCAGGCGTCCCTGTTCCCCTGAGTCAGCACTCTCTGGCCCCCCAGAGGCTGGACTCAGTTCTCTCCTGGTGATGTATGTAGATTAACTCATTTTCCATACAGATGAACCTCTCAGCACCTGCCCTGCAGCGCCTCCCTCCCCGAGTCCGGACTTGTCCCCCTTCTTCCTGCTCCCCTCCACTCCAATTAGCAGATGGAGAGAGATTTCACTTcacacttcctcctcctctcaccACCTCAGCCCCTGCCCTAGACATGGCTCCCTTCCACAGAAACTCCGTCAGCCGCTAGCCTTCTGGGGGCTATCTATTTATGTAAGATCTGCGGAGAGGTGGGGTATACCCCCAAGCCTGTGCAAAGGCCAAGGTTTGGTGCTTTCGCTGCCCCCTCAGCTGCCTTCTCAGTCTCCTACCCTACTCACTACCACTAGCTCAACTTGAACCTAAGTGACCTGATTTGGGGCAGTTCTGAGCTTAGAGGGAGAGTAACTCCCCACTTCCTCTCTGACCCTTTCCCCTGGAATCAGTGGTCAAGATTTTTCACATTCATGCTCCTCATGGGAAAGTAGGCCTGCTCACTTGAGAAGGGCAGCAGACCTCATGGCCCTTTCCTGGACAACAATCctttaaagggggaaaaaggagagaggaagataTAGATTGCCGGTCCCAACCTCCATACCTGTACCTCCAATGGTCCTGAAGGGGAGGGGGAAATGCTGTCTCACTTAGCCCTGTTTTAGGGCCCAGCATGGAAATGGACCGTGTGCTTGTACGCTAAGTGCCTATGTTCTTGGTTGCATCTAAGCCTTTATGTGGGGCCATCAGGGGGAAAGCTCAGGCCGAGCACAGGAAAGCCCACCTGGGTCACACCTACCTAAACTCCACTTGGATAAGAACTTGGAGTCACTTAGTTTTGCTGTTTCCCTTCCGGTTCTCATCAGCTAGTCTGTAAAGGCACATCAGTGAAGTCTGATCCTTCTGTGTCCCCAGGTGGAGAATGTGGAAGGTTCTCTCTCTGGGGAAACTATTTCCCACTGGAAAAGGGGGGCGGGGTATAGGGCTCAGCCTCAGTCTTCCCTCCACTTTAATCCCCTGAGGTTGGAAGTGCTACACTTCAACACTTCCAGGCTGCTCACACCCAAGCACAGCTTTGACTCCGATTCTCCCAGGCGAGTCCAGGCGGCAGCACCATGGACAGCGGCCGAGACCCCTCGtggagaggggctggggaggaccATTTCCCAGGCGAGGATATGTGACCTTTAACAGAGAAGCATCCCCAAAACACCCCCAAGGAGAAGGCAAAGCAGGGCCTTCCCCGAGAGGAGGACCGATAATAGGAGAGGTCTCTGGATCTGACTTAAGCAATGTTATGAAGGAATTATTTTAATTGCTGATGAATAGTTCACGTAAGACACCATCCTTCATATAACACACAGCTCCAAGGCCGCAAGAGAAAGGGACCAGGCATCGCACTGGCATCTTATTCAGTCCTTCCCAAACCTTTTCTCAGCCCTCTACGCGCCTGCCTCCAAGCACAAGATCTTCCACTTAGTATCAACCAGCTGGGGCACACCAGGATCAGACCATGACCCTGAACAAGGGAGCTTAAACTGGGGCTGGAGACTCACAACCCTGGGACAGTCTGTCTGTCTCACTCCCAACGAGTCCAAACTCACTTCACACCACTTCTTCTGGCGAGCACATTACCTAGTAGGGATTGATAGAACCTGCAAGATTCCCTGAACAAGGACTGCCCCAGCCCCCAATGTTTAAGGGGCTGGAAGAGCTCTCATTCTTGCAAATAACCACCATCCTTCACATTTGCAATGTCTATTTCCCCTCAAATTTTCCATATCTATTATGATA
This genomic stretch from Muntiacus reevesi chromosome 4, mMunRee1.1, whole genome shotgun sequence harbors:
- the CYP27B1 gene encoding 25-hydroxyvitamin D-1 alpha hydroxylase, mitochondrial isoform X1 gives rise to the protein MTQTLKFASRVFHRVRCPELGASLGSRGSDSAPRVLADLPGPSTPGFLAELFCKGGLSRLHELQVRGAARFGPVWLASFGTVRTVYLAAPTLVEQLLRQEGPRPERCSFSPWAEHRRRRQRACGLLTAEGEEWQRLRSLLAPLLLRPQAAARYAGTLHGVVRDLVRRLRRQRGLGAGPPALVRDVAGEFYKFGLEGIAAVLLGSRLGCLEAEVPPDTEAFIRAVGSVFVSTLLTMAMPSWLRRVVPGPWDRLCRDWDQMFAFAQQHVEQREAEVALRSQPGKSEEHAGPGAHLTYFLLRKELPAASILGNVTELLLAGVDTVSNTLSWALYELSRHPEIQTALHAEISAALGPGSSTQPSATALSQLPLLKAVVKEVLRLYPVVPGNSRVPDKDICVGEYIIPKNTLVTLCHYATSRDPAQFPEPNSFRPARWLGEGPAPHPFASLPFGFGKRSCMGRRLAELELQMALAQAVAYQVPLSMGFLRQESWSGVPFPPPGDLPDPGTEPTPPICQVDSLPLSQLGSPPDRHMETYKTWET
- the CYP27B1 gene encoding 25-hydroxyvitamin D-1 alpha hydroxylase, mitochondrial isoform X2, producing the protein MTQTLKFASRVFHRVRCPELGASLGSRGSDSAPRVLADLPGPSTPGFLAELFCKGGLSRLHELQVRGAARFGPVWLASFGTVRTVYLAAPTLVEQLLRQEGPRPERCSFSPWAEHRRRRQRACGLLTAEGEEWQRLRSLLAPLLLRPQAAARYAGTLHGVVRDLVRRLRRQRGLGAGPPALVRDVAGEFYKFGLEGIAAVLLGSRLGCLEAEVPPDTEAFIRAVGSVFVSTLLTMAMPSWLRRVVPGPWDRLCRDWDQMFAFAQQHVEQREAEVALRSQPGKSEEHAGPGAHLTYFLLRKELPAASILGNVTELLLAGVDTVSNTLSWALYELSRHPEIQTALHAEISAALGPGSSTQPSATALSQLPLLKAVVKEVLRLYPVVPGNSRVPDKDICVGEYIIPKNTLVTLCHYATSRDPAQFPEPNSFRPARWLGEGPAPHPFASLPFGFGKRSCMGRRLAELELQMALAQILIHFEVQPEPGSAPVRPMTRTVLVPERSINLQFVDR